One stretch of Bradyrhizobium canariense DNA includes these proteins:
- a CDS encoding DUF1013 domain-containing protein produces MSNAPLMPKATAVWLVDNTALTFDQVADFTKMHPLEVRAIADGDAAQGIKGMDPISTGQLSRDEIEKGEKDPNYRLRLGESKVTLPPAAKKKGPRYTPVSRRHERPSAILWLVRNHPELKDAQIMRLVGTTKTTIASVRDRTHWNASTLTPMDPVTLGLCSQIELDFEVQRAAKEKPVTTTYGGATLLPASETTRKEPELEPTEKQRDDLNVDAVFAKLKTIGGKKPDEE; encoded by the coding sequence ATGAGCAATGCACCGCTGATGCCAAAAGCGACGGCCGTGTGGCTGGTCGACAATACCGCGCTGACCTTCGATCAGGTGGCCGATTTCACCAAAATGCACCCCCTCGAGGTCCGCGCCATTGCCGATGGCGACGCCGCCCAGGGCATCAAGGGCATGGACCCGATTTCGACCGGGCAGCTCAGCCGCGACGAGATCGAAAAGGGCGAGAAGGACCCGAATTACCGTCTCAGGCTGGGAGAGAGCAAGGTCACCCTGCCGCCGGCTGCCAAGAAAAAGGGCCCGCGCTATACGCCGGTATCGCGCCGCCATGAGCGGCCGAGCGCGATCCTGTGGCTGGTGCGCAATCACCCGGAACTGAAGGACGCCCAGATCATGCGGCTGGTCGGCACCACCAAGACCACCATTGCCAGCGTGCGCGACCGCACCCATTGGAACGCCTCGACCCTGACGCCGATGGATCCAGTGACCCTAGGCCTGTGCTCGCAGATCGAGCTCGATTTCGAGGTCCAGCGTGCGGCCAAGGAAAAGCCGGTCACCACCACCTATGGCGGCGCGACCCTGCTGCCGGCCTCCGAGACCACCCGCAAGGAGCCGGAGCTCGAGCCGACCGAGAAGCAGCGCGACGACCTCAATGTCGACGCGGTGTTCGCCAAGCTGAAGACCATCGGCGGCAAGAAGCCGGACGAGGAGTAA
- a CDS encoding propionyl-CoA synthetase has protein sequence MNIQEKSRYHEVHARSLRDPQGFWGEAALDIDWIEPAKKIFDPGMGLYGRWFTGAVVNTCYNALDRHVAGGRAEQVALIHDSPLSGSVTKFTYAQLLHEVKTLAAIMQDFGVVKGDRVILYMPMVPEAVVAMLACARIGAVHSVVFGGFAAKELATRIEDAKPKLIFSASCGLEPGRIVQYEPLLDEAIRLSSVKPEACVILQRPRQSCELTAGRDHDWAELRSKAVAAKKSADCVPVLATDPLYILYTSGTTGKPKGVVRDNGGHLVALKWSMFNLYGVKPGEVWWCGSDIGWVVGHSYIIYAPLFHGATSIMYEGKPIGTPDAGAFWRVISEHKAVAFFTAPTAFRAIKKEDPEGRCIRQYDLSKFRTLFLAGERADPPTVEWAEQQLKVPVIDHWWQTETGWCIAGNPIGLGMLPVKHGSPTVPMPGYQVDVVDEAAKPLPAGSMGSIVIKLPLPPACLPTLWEQDARCREAYFNEFPGYYKTSDAGYKDEDGYVYVMGRTDDIINVAGHRLSTGGMEEILASHPDVAECAVLGIKDAIKGEVPCGFLVLKAGVTRNSAEVEKDVVALVREKLGPVAAFKLAITVGRLPKTRSGKILRGTIKKIADGDPWTMPATIEDPKVLDEIGDALKERA, from the coding sequence ATGAACATCCAGGAGAAGAGCCGCTACCACGAGGTCCATGCTCGTTCGCTTCGGGATCCCCAGGGTTTTTGGGGCGAGGCTGCGCTGGATATCGACTGGATCGAGCCGGCGAAGAAGATTTTCGATCCCGGAATGGGACTTTACGGCCGCTGGTTCACCGGCGCGGTGGTCAATACCTGCTACAACGCGCTCGACCGCCATGTTGCGGGTGGACGCGCCGAACAGGTGGCATTGATCCACGATTCGCCACTCTCCGGCAGCGTCACCAAATTCACCTACGCGCAATTGCTGCATGAGGTGAAAACGCTCGCCGCCATCATGCAGGATTTCGGCGTGGTCAAGGGCGACCGCGTCATCCTCTATATGCCGATGGTGCCGGAGGCCGTGGTCGCGATGCTCGCCTGCGCGCGGATCGGTGCGGTGCATAGCGTCGTGTTCGGCGGCTTCGCAGCCAAGGAACTGGCGACGCGGATCGAGGATGCCAAGCCGAAGCTGATCTTCTCGGCGAGCTGCGGCCTCGAGCCCGGCCGCATCGTGCAGTACGAGCCGCTGCTCGACGAGGCGATCAGGCTTTCCAGCGTCAAGCCGGAGGCTTGCGTCATCCTGCAGCGGCCGCGGCAATCATGCGAACTCACAGCGGGCCGCGATCACGATTGGGCCGAGCTGCGCAGCAAAGCCGTTGCCGCGAAAAAGTCCGCCGACTGCGTACCGGTTCTGGCGACGGATCCGCTCTATATCCTCTACACATCGGGCACCACGGGAAAGCCCAAAGGCGTGGTGCGCGACAATGGCGGGCATCTGGTCGCGCTGAAATGGTCGATGTTCAACCTCTATGGCGTCAAGCCGGGCGAAGTCTGGTGGTGCGGCTCCGACATCGGCTGGGTGGTCGGCCACAGCTACATCATTTACGCTCCGCTGTTTCATGGCGCGACCTCGATCATGTATGAAGGCAAGCCGATCGGCACGCCCGACGCGGGTGCGTTCTGGCGGGTCATATCGGAGCACAAGGCGGTGGCCTTCTTCACTGCGCCGACCGCCTTCCGCGCGATCAAGAAGGAAGATCCTGAGGGGAGGTGCATCCGGCAATATGATCTTTCGAAATTCCGCACGCTGTTTCTGGCCGGCGAGCGCGCCGATCCGCCCACAGTGGAGTGGGCCGAGCAGCAGTTGAAGGTGCCGGTGATCGATCACTGGTGGCAGACCGAAACCGGCTGGTGCATTGCCGGCAATCCGATTGGACTGGGCATGCTGCCGGTGAAACACGGCTCGCCGACCGTGCCGATGCCGGGCTATCAGGTCGACGTGGTCGATGAAGCGGCAAAGCCGCTGCCCGCAGGCAGCATGGGTTCGATCGTGATCAAGTTGCCATTGCCGCCGGCCTGCCTGCCGACTCTCTGGGAGCAGGACGCGCGGTGCAGGGAAGCTTATTTCAACGAATTCCCCGGTTATTACAAAACCTCCGACGCCGGCTACAAGGACGAGGACGGCTATGTCTATGTGATGGGCCGCACCGACGACATCATCAACGTCGCAGGCCACCGGCTGTCCACCGGCGGCATGGAGGAGATTCTCGCCAGCCATCCCGACGTCGCCGAATGCGCGGTGCTCGGCATCAAGGACGCGATCAAGGGCGAAGTGCCCTGCGGCTTCCTGGTGCTCAAGGCCGGCGTCACGCGCAATTCCGCCGAAGTGGAAAAGGATGTGGTGGCGCTGGTGCGCGAAAAACTCGGTCCCGTGGCGGCATTCAAGCTCGCGATTACCGTGGGCCGGTTGCCCAAGACGCGCTCGGGGAAAATCCTGCGCGGCACTATCAAGAAGATCGCCGATGGCGATCCATGGACAATGCCCGCGACCATCGAGGATCCGAAGGTGCTCGACGAAATTGGCGACGCGCTGAAGGAAAGGGCATAG
- a CDS encoding tetratricopeptide repeat protein, with amino-acid sequence MLRWRVGLKAAFAATLWATLMHGAVATGAEPTTDPQADPAPCVAAVTANDDDKIIAVCGALIDGEKTAKADRVKALIARARVYERKDMIDRAIDDYGTVLRLDPTQADIYNARGELWRKKGDRPRALRDFGAAIKLNPDHPAARSNYKSLAQELERLGALLAVNNKPSFNCAGARRAVERAICANPELANLDREINAVNTRVVSDATRDNPRTGRAMQREQDDFLARRNAAFGQSDYDLQKVMRARLDHLLAIGRN; translated from the coding sequence ATGTTGCGGTGGCGGGTGGGACTGAAGGCGGCTTTCGCCGCAACGCTGTGGGCGACCCTCATGCATGGCGCCGTTGCAACTGGCGCCGAGCCGACCACTGATCCGCAAGCCGATCCCGCGCCTTGCGTCGCGGCCGTGACGGCAAATGATGACGACAAGATCATCGCCGTATGCGGCGCGTTGATTGACGGTGAAAAGACCGCGAAGGCCGATCGTGTCAAGGCGCTGATCGCGCGGGCCCGTGTTTACGAACGCAAGGACATGATCGATCGCGCCATCGACGACTATGGCACCGTGCTGCGGCTCGACCCGACGCAGGCTGATATTTACAACGCGCGCGGAGAACTCTGGCGCAAAAAGGGCGATCGGCCCAGGGCGTTGCGGGATTTCGGCGCGGCGATCAAGTTGAACCCCGATCATCCCGCCGCCAGGAGCAATTATAAATCGCTGGCGCAGGAGCTCGAGCGTCTCGGCGCGCTTTTGGCGGTCAATAACAAGCCGAGCTTCAATTGCGCGGGCGCCAGACGCGCGGTGGAGAGAGCGATTTGCGCCAATCCCGAGCTGGCCAATCTCGATCGCGAGATCAACGCGGTGAATACCCGGGTCGTCAGCGACGCCACCCGCGACAATCCGCGCACCGGGCGGGCGATGCAGCGCGAACAGGACGATTTCCTCGCCCGCCGCAATGCCGCATTCGGCCAGTCGGACTATGATCTGCAGAAGGTCATGCGCGCGCGGCTGGATCATCTGCTGGCGATCGGGCGGAACTAA
- a CDS encoding cation:proton antiporter: MITFEWIIGLLLGAVVLSALARRIKVPYPTFLAIGGALLAFVPSSPSWTLEPGLALALFVAPVLLDAAYDTSLRDLRYNWLPVSTLVFVAVGVTTAAVALLAHWLQPEMPWAAAIALGAIVAPPDAAAATAILRQLNLPYRTLKILEGESLLNDASALLIYRVAVGAAAVQHSRWSEFAPSIVLALAGSLVAGHLFARIWMLLTERVSEAPSAIILQFAGTFMVWIVAERIGLSGILTIVAYAITIARTAPARTPARLRVPAYAVWDTVVFILNVLAFMLIGMQLRPIWTRLDDVVRSEYCAVAGCILAAVILARVAWVMLYGTVMRLLLAQGLIHPRNSTAVPTLKGGIVIGWCGMRGIVTLAAAFALPEGFPYRDLILLTAFAVVLGSLVIQGLTLRPLIVALRLKEDNSVAIEVARARGVAFRAALDEIDGDPSEEAEILRLEYRAMLLRAESDPTGGVSSSELPADPLRRRAISAARRSILRLRRSEAIGDDAFHQIEEELDRAELSAQG, from the coding sequence TTGATCACGTTCGAATGGATCATTGGCTTGTTGCTCGGCGCCGTGGTGCTGTCGGCATTGGCGCGGCGGATCAAGGTGCCCTACCCGACCTTTCTCGCGATCGGCGGCGCATTGTTGGCCTTTGTACCATCGAGCCCATCATGGACGCTGGAGCCGGGCCTGGCGCTGGCGCTGTTCGTCGCACCGGTCTTGCTGGATGCGGCCTACGACACCTCGCTGCGTGACCTTCGCTATAATTGGCTGCCGGTCTCAACACTGGTTTTCGTCGCGGTCGGCGTGACCACGGCGGCAGTCGCGTTGCTGGCCCACTGGCTGCAGCCCGAAATGCCATGGGCTGCCGCAATCGCGCTTGGCGCCATCGTGGCGCCACCGGACGCCGCGGCGGCCACCGCCATCCTGCGCCAACTCAACCTGCCCTACCGGACCCTCAAAATCCTCGAGGGCGAAAGCCTGCTCAACGATGCCAGCGCGTTGTTGATCTATCGGGTCGCGGTCGGCGCCGCCGCAGTCCAGCATTCCAGATGGAGCGAGTTTGCGCCTTCGATCGTGCTGGCACTGGCCGGCAGTCTGGTGGCCGGCCATCTCTTTGCCAGAATCTGGATGCTGCTGACAGAGCGGGTCAGCGAGGCGCCCAGCGCGATCATCCTGCAGTTCGCCGGCACCTTCATGGTGTGGATCGTCGCCGAGCGCATCGGCCTCTCCGGCATTCTCACCATCGTCGCCTATGCCATCACCATCGCCCGCACCGCACCGGCACGCACACCGGCGCGGCTGCGCGTGCCGGCCTACGCGGTGTGGGACACCGTGGTTTTTATCCTGAACGTGCTGGCGTTCATGTTGATCGGCATGCAATTGCGCCCGATCTGGACGCGGCTCGACGACGTGGTGCGGTCGGAGTATTGCGCCGTGGCCGGCTGTATCCTGGCTGCCGTCATCCTTGCCCGTGTCGCCTGGGTGATGCTTTACGGCACGGTGATGCGGCTATTGCTCGCGCAAGGACTCATTCACCCCAGAAACTCAACGGCTGTACCTACGCTGAAAGGCGGCATCGTCATTGGCTGGTGCGGAATGCGCGGCATTGTCACGCTGGCAGCCGCGTTCGCGCTGCCCGAAGGCTTTCCGTATCGCGATCTCATCCTGTTGACCGCGTTCGCCGTGGTGCTGGGATCGCTGGTCATCCAGGGCCTGACCTTGCGCCCGCTGATCGTGGCGTTGCGGCTGAAGGAAGATAACTCCGTGGCCATCGAAGTCGCCCGTGCCCGCGGCGTCGCCTTTCGCGCCGCGCTCGATGAGATCGACGGTGACCCATCCGAAGAAGCCGAAATCCTGAGGCTGGAATATCGCGCTATGCTGCTGCGCGCCGAGAGCGATCCCACTGGCGGCGTTTCCAGCAGCGAGCTTCCGGCCGACCCGCTGCGCCGGCGCGCCATCAGCGCGGCGCGACGATCGATCCTCAGGCTGCGCCGATCCGAAGCGATCGGCGACGACGCCTTTCATCAGATCGAGGAAGAACTCGACCGTGCGGAATTGAGCGCGCAGGGATAG
- a CDS encoding SDR family NAD(P)-dependent oxidoreductase has protein sequence MDRLKGKVAMVVGAGSIGPGWGNGKATAATFAREGAKVFCVDRNGAAAEETVGIITAEGGKAAAFTADVSRAADVEAMVAACLKTYGRIDVLDNNVGIAEMGCVVKVTEEEWDRVFAVNLKSAFLSMKHVIPVMARQGGGSIINISSIASIRHLGISYVTYATTKAAMNQMTRTTAVEYAPQHIRVNAILPGLMKTPMVEHSAGLAASYAKGDVEAMWRARDAQVPMGHMGEAWDVANAALFLASDESKYITGIELVVDGGITCKVS, from the coding sequence ATGGATCGGCTCAAGGGAAAAGTCGCAATGGTGGTCGGCGCCGGTTCGATCGGACCGGGCTGGGGCAATGGCAAGGCGACCGCCGCGACCTTTGCGCGCGAAGGCGCAAAGGTGTTTTGTGTCGATCGCAACGGCGCGGCCGCGGAAGAAACAGTTGGGATCATCACGGCTGAAGGAGGAAAGGCCGCTGCGTTTACCGCCGACGTGTCCCGCGCCGCTGACGTCGAAGCCATGGTTGCTGCATGCCTGAAGACCTATGGCCGGATCGATGTGCTCGACAACAATGTCGGCATCGCCGAGATGGGCTGCGTGGTCAAAGTCACGGAAGAAGAGTGGGACCGCGTCTTCGCCGTTAATCTCAAGAGCGCTTTTCTCTCGATGAAGCACGTCATTCCGGTGATGGCGCGACAGGGTGGCGGCTCCATCATCAATATCTCGTCGATCGCCTCGATCCGCCATCTCGGTATTTCCTATGTCACCTATGCCACGACCAAGGCGGCGATGAACCAGATGACGCGCACGACGGCGGTGGAATACGCGCCGCAACATATCCGGGTCAACGCCATCCTGCCGGGCCTGATGAAAACGCCGATGGTTGAGCACTCGGCGGGGCTTGCGGCAAGCTATGCCAAGGGCGATGTCGAGGCGATGTGGCGCGCGCGCGATGCGCAGGTGCCGATGGGACACATGGGAGAAGCCTGGGACGTCGCCAACGCGGCGTTGTTTCTCGCGTCCGACGAATCGAAATACATCACCGGGATCGAACTGGTGGTCGATGGCGGCATTACCTGCAAGGTGAGTTAG
- a CDS encoding DUF1850 domain-containing protein, with the protein MSLCLASAGVVKALSVAAFTLVWTHSVEKTDWQEDWRVTPEGLELVQARVKGSGAGMEPPPEARLVDGWFQWQPKRAPMPQVVLGNSGAAGEWRLCHDGNCRTLSDILGHPVGAHVTIMSACEP; encoded by the coding sequence TTGAGCCTTTGCCTCGCCTCGGCTGGCGTCGTGAAAGCGCTGTCCGTCGCGGCCTTTACGCTGGTATGGACCCATTCGGTCGAAAAGACCGATTGGCAGGAAGACTGGCGCGTCACACCGGAAGGGCTCGAACTGGTACAGGCCCGCGTCAAGGGCTCCGGCGCCGGCATGGAGCCGCCGCCCGAGGCACGGCTTGTCGATGGCTGGTTTCAATGGCAACCGAAACGCGCGCCAATGCCGCAGGTGGTGCTGGGCAATTCCGGCGCCGCGGGCGAATGGCGACTATGTCATGATGGAAATTGCCGGACGCTGTCGGATATTTTAGGGCATCCGGTGGGGGCTCATGTCACGATCATGAGTGCTTGCGAACCATAA
- a CDS encoding TRAP transporter permease: protein MLQAGGADEPGKVKFDNFEHGFPEGFGPGGWGHLAYAIGIAFATFQLVVAAWNFLPSQVVRGVHVGFLILMTFGLIGNFTAKSNAGRAAGWLIGSIGFLCGLYQWIFYADLIARDGDPTQLDLAVGTLLGILIFEGTRRLMGLALPLMCGSCILYWFFGQYLPAPFNHRGYGFDQIITHLSYGTEGFYGVPIYVSATYIFLFILFGSFLERAGMIQLFTDVSLGLFGSTRGGPAKVAVFASGMMGTISGSGVANVVTVGQFTIPLMIKFGYRRAFAAGVEATASMGGQIMPPVMGAVAFIMAETLGVDYSVIVKAAVIPAILYFASAFWMVHLEAGKHGLVGMKRAEIPSAWKALVARWYLALPLAALVYMLFEGFTPLYAGSVGLALTVALILGASITLGFSSNALRYVFWIGLALVVAAVSHNGLEIIPVVSVVGALVLISAITRGGRATLAACRDSLADSAKSALTVGMACAIVGSIIGMMTQTGVGTIFGGWIIGLGAKSLFMALVMTMLLSILLGTGIPTIPTYIITAALAAPALAKLGVALIVSHMFAFYYGIMADLSPPVALAALAAAPIAKENPNKIGWEAMRIALAGYVIPFVFVYSPSLMLQPGDPMAAQLGFYGAVAFATFKALVAIALFGMVAIGFLFTRLTLLERATAFAAALCLLGDFLFSDTAGFLLTVAIVLWQWRQRPRTAVAAA from the coding sequence ATGTTGCAGGCTGGGGGCGCCGATGAGCCCGGCAAGGTCAAATTCGATAATTTCGAGCATGGGTTTCCGGAAGGCTTCGGCCCCGGTGGCTGGGGACATCTGGCCTACGCCATAGGCATCGCGTTCGCGACTTTTCAGCTCGTCGTCGCGGCGTGGAATTTCCTGCCGAGCCAGGTTGTGCGCGGCGTTCACGTCGGCTTTCTGATCCTGATGACCTTTGGCCTGATCGGCAACTTCACCGCCAAAAGCAACGCCGGTCGCGCTGCGGGCTGGCTGATCGGTAGCATAGGATTTCTGTGCGGGTTGTATCAGTGGATTTTTTATGCCGACCTGATCGCGCGCGACGGCGATCCGACACAGCTCGATCTTGCGGTCGGAACCCTACTCGGAATTCTGATTTTTGAGGGCACACGGCGGTTGATGGGTCTCGCGCTGCCGCTGATGTGCGGTTCGTGCATTCTCTACTGGTTCTTTGGCCAGTATCTGCCGGCGCCGTTCAACCATCGCGGCTATGGCTTCGATCAGATCATCACGCATTTGTCCTATGGCACCGAAGGATTTTATGGCGTGCCGATTTACGTCTCGGCGACCTATATTTTCCTGTTCATCCTGTTCGGCTCGTTTCTCGAGCGCGCCGGGATGATCCAGCTATTCACGGATGTATCGCTTGGCCTTTTCGGCAGCACCCGCGGCGGCCCGGCCAAGGTTGCGGTATTCGCCTCGGGCATGATGGGAACGATCTCGGGCTCGGGCGTCGCCAATGTCGTCACCGTCGGCCAATTCACCATTCCGCTGATGATCAAGTTCGGCTACCGCCGTGCCTTCGCCGCCGGCGTCGAGGCCACCGCTTCGATGGGCGGACAGATCATGCCGCCGGTGATGGGGGCGGTCGCCTTCATCATGGCCGAGACCCTGGGCGTCGACTATTCCGTCATCGTCAAGGCGGCGGTGATCCCCGCAATCCTCTATTTCGCCTCCGCGTTCTGGATGGTGCACCTTGAGGCCGGCAAGCACGGTCTCGTCGGCATGAAGCGCGCCGAGATCCCGAGCGCCTGGAAGGCGCTGGTGGCGCGCTGGTATCTGGCGTTGCCGCTGGCAGCGCTGGTCTACATGCTGTTCGAGGGCTTTACGCCGCTTTATGCCGGCAGCGTTGGGCTGGCGCTGACGGTGGCGTTGATCCTCGGCGCCAGCATCACACTCGGCTTTTCCAGTAACGCGTTGCGATATGTGTTCTGGATTGGGTTGGCGCTGGTGGTCGCAGCCGTATCGCATAATGGCCTCGAGATTATCCCTGTCGTAAGCGTCGTCGGCGCGCTAGTGCTGATCTCGGCGATCACGCGCGGCGGCCGGGCTACGCTTGCGGCCTGCCGCGATTCACTGGCCGACAGCGCCAAGTCGGCGCTCACCGTCGGCATGGCCTGCGCGATCGTCGGCAGCATCATCGGCATGATGACGCAGACCGGTGTCGGCACCATCTTCGGCGGCTGGATTATCGGGTTGGGTGCGAAGAGCCTGTTCATGGCGCTGGTCATGACCATGCTGCTGTCGATTCTGCTCGGCACCGGCATTCCGACCATCCCGACCTATATCATCACCGCGGCGCTGGCAGCGCCGGCGCTCGCCAAGCTCGGCGTCGCGCTGATCGTCAGCCACATGTTTGCGTTTTATTACGGCATCATGGCCGACCTCTCTCCGCCGGTTGCGCTGGCGGCGCTGGCGGCTGCGCCGATCGCCAAAGAAAATCCGAACAAGATCGGCTGGGAGGCGATGCGCATTGCGCTCGCCGGCTACGTCATTCCCTTCGTGTTTGTGTATTCGCCCTCGCTGATGCTGCAGCCCGGCGACCCGATGGCGGCCCAGCTCGGCTTCTACGGCGCGGTGGCATTCGCGACCTTCAAGGCGCTGGTCGCCATCGCCCTGTTCGGCATGGTCGCGATCGGTTTCCTGTTTACGCGGCTGACGCTGCTGGAACGGGCCACGGCCTTTGCCGCAGCGCTGTGCCTGCTGGGAGATTTCCTCTTCAGCGATACCGCAGGTTTCCTGCTGACAGTGGCCATCGTGCTCTGGCAGTGGCGGCAGCGGCCGCGCACCGCGGTGGCGGCGGCTTGA
- a CDS encoding TAXI family TRAP transporter solute-binding subunit: MNFKLMAAAAAMAAVLSAPAARAQQFVNVLTGGTSGVYYPLGVAIGKIFSDKLPNVKTQVQATKASVENLILLQQGRGEVAFALGDSLKAAWEGDEEAGFKSKLTKLRTIGAIYPNYIQIVATADSGIKTLADLRGKSLSVGAPKSGTELNSRAILAAAGLSYKDIGKVEYLPFAESVDLMKNRQLDATLQSAGLGVASLKDLSTSTDITVVSVPKDVVDKIGPPFVSVIIPANTYTGQEKDVPTAAVVNYLVTSTAVSDDLAYQMTKLIFESLPELANAHAAGKEIKLENAAIGSPIPLHPGAIRYYKEKGLIK; this comes from the coding sequence ATGAATTTCAAGTTGATGGCTGCCGCTGCGGCGATGGCGGCGGTTTTATCGGCGCCGGCGGCGCGGGCCCAGCAATTTGTCAACGTGCTGACCGGCGGCACATCCGGCGTGTATTACCCGCTCGGCGTCGCCATCGGAAAAATCTTCAGCGATAAACTTCCGAATGTGAAGACTCAGGTCCAGGCCACCAAGGCGTCGGTGGAGAATCTGATTCTGCTGCAGCAGGGCCGCGGCGAGGTCGCATTTGCGCTCGGCGACTCGCTGAAGGCCGCTTGGGAAGGCGACGAGGAAGCCGGATTCAAGAGCAAGCTAACTAAGCTTCGCACCATCGGCGCGATTTATCCGAACTATATCCAGATCGTCGCGACCGCCGACAGCGGCATCAAGACGCTGGCCGATCTCAGGGGCAAAAGCCTTTCGGTGGGGGCGCCGAAATCCGGCACCGAGCTCAACTCGCGCGCCATCCTTGCGGCTGCGGGACTGAGCTACAAGGATATCGGCAAGGTCGAATATCTGCCGTTCGCCGAATCCGTCGACCTGATGAAGAACCGGCAACTGGACGCGACGTTGCAGTCGGCCGGTCTCGGTGTTGCCTCGCTCAAGGATCTAAGCACATCGACGGATATTACCGTCGTGTCGGTTCCCAAGGACGTGGTCGACAAGATCGGTCCGCCGTTCGTATCGGTGATAATCCCCGCCAACACCTACACCGGCCAGGAAAAGGATGTGCCGACCGCGGCGGTGGTCAACTATCTGGTGACGAGCACGGCCGTTTCCGACGATCTCGCGTACCAGATGACCAAGCTGATTTTCGAGTCGTTGCCGGAGCTGGCGAATGCGCATGCGGCCGGCAAGGAGATCAAGCTTGAGAACGCAGCGATTGGCAGCCCAATACCGCTGCATCCCGGTGCGATCCGCTATTACAAGGAAAAAGGTTTGATCAAATAA
- a CDS encoding beta-propeller fold lactonase family protein, whose translation MPANRAVRLSVGAAILLASSSLNLAYAKPFMIVGLDEKTLWDADGKAILAPDGKDQVLIVDLANPESPKIAASLPLKNSVVGPPVNVDIDPTGSIALVADSVDVTKDGDTLKQVPDNKIYVIDLKANPPKLAATITGGKQPSGLNISPSGKMALVANRGDNSISVLSINGTDVKVTDTIAMPDSVAHVMFTPDGKRALAVRFPANKVSMLDIAGDKVTYNKIDLPTGQWPYNVVVTPNGKIALTSDNGGAGSSDGNVDTSSVIDLEANPPRIIDRVVVGDGPEGLAVSPKGDLAVSVILRGSNMKNAFFYKKNGSVSVLKIDGKKVTKIGDIEVGGLPEAAQFTPDGKYILVGNYLDQDFSILKVNGTKVTDTGKRFKVPGHPASARMSR comes from the coding sequence ATGCCTGCCAATCGTGCGGTTCGATTATCTGTGGGAGCAGCCATCCTGCTCGCCAGTTCCAGCCTCAATCTCGCTTATGCCAAGCCGTTCATGATCGTCGGTCTCGACGAAAAGACGTTATGGGACGCCGATGGAAAGGCCATTCTCGCCCCGGATGGCAAGGATCAGGTGCTGATCGTCGATCTCGCCAATCCCGAAAGTCCCAAGATTGCCGCTTCGCTGCCTCTGAAGAATTCAGTGGTCGGACCACCCGTCAATGTCGACATCGACCCGACCGGTTCGATCGCCCTGGTGGCGGATTCGGTCGACGTGACCAAGGATGGCGACACATTGAAACAGGTGCCGGATAACAAGATTTACGTCATCGACCTGAAAGCCAACCCGCCCAAACTGGCGGCAACCATCACCGGTGGCAAACAGCCATCCGGGTTGAACATCAGTCCGTCCGGCAAGATGGCGCTGGTGGCCAATCGCGGCGACAATTCGATCAGCGTGCTCTCGATCAACGGCACCGACGTCAAGGTCACCGATACCATCGCGATGCCGGACAGCGTGGCGCATGTGATGTTCACGCCGGATGGCAAGCGGGCACTGGCGGTGAGGTTCCCCGCCAACAAGGTATCGATGCTCGATATCGCCGGCGACAAGGTGACCTATAACAAGATCGACCTGCCGACCGGCCAATGGCCGTACAATGTCGTGGTGACACCCAACGGCAAGATTGCGCTGACGTCGGACAATGGCGGCGCCGGCTCGTCCGACGGCAACGTCGACACCTCAAGCGTAATCGATTTGGAGGCCAATCCGCCGCGCATCATCGATCGGGTGGTGGTCGGGGACGGCCCCGAGGGGCTGGCGGTGTCACCGAAGGGCGATCTCGCAGTCTCCGTCATCCTTCGCGGCTCCAACATGAAGAATGCGTTTTTCTACAAGAAGAACGGCAGCGTCTCGGTGTTGAAGATCGACGGCAAGAAGGTAACCAAGATCGGGGATATCGAGGTCGGCGGCCTGCCCGAAGCCGCGCAGTTCACGCCCGACGGCAAATACATTCTGGTCGGCAACTATCTGGACCAGGATTTCTCGATCCTGAAAGTCAACGGCACCAAGGTCACGGACACCGGCAAGCGCTTCAAGGTGCCGGGGCATCCCGCTTCGGCACGCATGAGCCGCTAG